TGACCTTCGTCTATAATAATCCATACTCCAGCATATCCCACTACTTTATCTTCTTTTTTAGCGACTAAGTATTTTGCTAAGTTATTTTTTGTTACTTCCATTGTAAGAGCTTCCTTTGTCCAAGGTGTAGAAAATGATATTTCTTCTATTTTACATACTTGATCTATATCTTCTTCTTCCATTTCCTTAATCAATATGTTACTCATTTTTATCAACCTCACAATTTTTTTTGTCAAGTTCTCTTTGTGCCTGAGACTCTCTTAAATAATTAGGTACTAATGTAAGATAACTTTCTGTTTTTCCTTCCTTAGCTTGTGCCATGGTTAATTCAGCTATTGATGACGCCCTAGCCATATTAGCATGCTTTGGTGCAAATATAGATTTATCTCCAAGTTCCTTTATTATCTTATCTTTATATACTAATGTCCCATCACCATTAAATATGATATTTTCTGGTCTTTCCTTTAAGATCTTCATAAGTTCATCAACTTCTATAACCATATTTTCTCTTATAATATGTAATCCGCCACTTTCCCATTTGTATATTCCTGTGAATACTCTTTCTCTTCTTGCATCCATTATAGGAACTATTATTCCATTACTAAAAGGTATATTAAAAGCTAATGCATCTAAAGTAGAAATCCCAACTACATCTTTTTCTACAGAATGGGCCAAACTTTTAATTGTAGCAATTCCTATTCTAAGTCCAGTAAAAGAACCTGGTCCTTTTGAAACTCCAAACACATCTATTTCATCTATATTTAAATCAGAAGCTTTCATTATGTCCCTTATAATTGGCATTAACTTTTGAGAGTGAGTCATTTTATCATTTATCGTATATTCTCCTATTAGTTTTTCATCATCCATTATAGCTACTGTAGCAACTGTACTTGAGGTATCGATTGCTAATACTTTCATTATGATTTCAACTCCTTAATTATTTCATCGTATCTTTCTCCAAAACTATTTATAATTAATTCTCTATTATCTGAGCTATAACCTTTTCTTATTTCTATATTCAATCTCTCTTTAGGTAGTATCTCTTCTATCATACTTGACCATTCTATTATAGTAACTCCATCTGAATAAAAGTACTCTTCATATCCTAAATCATACATTTCATCTATTTCACCTATTCTATAGACATCAAAATGATATAGCTTATGTCTTCCTTCATATTCATTTACTATAGTAAATGTTGGACTAGTAACATAGTCATTTACCTCAAGTCCTTCTGCTATAGACTGAGTTAATGTCGTTTTTCCTGCTCCTAAGTCTCCATTCATACATATAATTTCTCCACCTTTAAGGAGCTTTCCAAGTCTATACCCTATATTTTTAGTTTCTTCAGGACTACTTGTAGTAATTTTTATCAATTGTTTCATCCTCTCTTTTATCCATTCAAAAATATTATATCCACTTTAACAAATATGTACAATAAAAAGACTAATAGAATTTATATACCTATTTCTATTAGTCTTTTTGCATTATTTTATAGTTCATAATATTAAGCAATATATTATATCCTCAATAAATCCTATCAACTATCAAGAATTAATATATTTATTTACTAATTATACTCCCTAATCTTTTATATAAAGGCATAGTTACTAGTGACACCAAAATTCCTTTTAATATATTAAACGGTAAAATTCCAAATATAATAAATGTTTCAAAGCTTACTACATACTTATTAACTGCCTTAGCCATGTCTATATATGCTTGAATAGGTAATCCATATAATTTAGCATAAAAAGGTATTAAAAATACATAGTTTAATACTGATGCCACTACACTCATTACTATAGTTCCAAATAACATACCTCTTACGGCACCTTTAAAATTATTTGATCTACTATATATATATCCTGCTGTCCATACATATATAGCCCCTACTATGAAGTTTGCTATTTCTCCGACTCCTAAAGTAGTGGTACCCTTTAGTCCAAACTTCAATAAATTCTTTACAAGTTCAATAACTACTCCTGCAATAGGACCTAAAGAAAATGAACCTATTAGTGCAGGTAAATCACTTAAATCGATTTTAAGAAACTCCGGTGTAAACCACATAGGTACTTCTATATACATTATTAAAAATGATATTACAGACAATACTGATATTTTCGTTAATAATGCAGTACTAATTCTTTTATTTATCCTTTCCATACACTCATCTCCTTTTTATATAAACTTTATTGTTAAATAATTAATAAATTTATATATACTTATACAAAAAGCCCTGAGATAAAATCTCAGGGCATGATATTCAAGTTATATTAAGTACTTAGATTAAAAAAATACTAATCTAACATCCTTAAACCTCTTCCATCCAGACTATACTGTCGGTCTTGGAATCTCACCAAGTCAACTGCAAAGCAGTTCGCGGACTTTACCGCCGGTCGGGAATCTCACCCTGCCCTGAAGAATAAGAATAATTTTTATTCACTTTTACAGTAATCATTATTTCACACATATTTTTTTATGTCAAATCAATCTCAACTACTTTTATCTTTATTGTATACAATATATTGGAATATTCCTTGTATATCATATTAAATCTTCCATTCTCTAATTATATTCCTTCTCTATGAACTATATTACCATTGATCATAGTTAAAAGTGTATTACAGCCTATATCTTTTAACGGATGTCCATCAAACACTACTATATCTGCATCCTTGCCTACTTCTATACTTCCAACTCTATCTTCTATTCCCAGTATTTCAGCTGGATTTATTGTTATAGCCTTTAAAGCAGTTTCTTCATCTAGACCTGCTTTTATAGAGAGTCCTGCACATAGTGGAAGATATTGAAGTGGTATTACTGGAGAATCTGTCATAATTGCTATTTTTACTCCAGCCTTATGAAGTACAGATGGAGTTTCAAAAGTTAGATTTTTAAGTTCAAACTTAGATCTATCAGTTAAGCTCGGTCCTACTATTGCACATATATTTTCTTCTTTTATATAGTCAGCTATGAGATGTCCTTCTGTACAGTGATCTAAGGTAATGCCTACCTCAAATTCTTTAGCTATTCTTATAGCAGTAAATATATCGTCAGCTCTATGTACATGAGCTTTTAATGGAATCTCCTTATTTATTACTTTTGACATAGCATCTAACTTCATATCAAATTCATATGGATCTATACCTGTCGTTAAATTTTTCTCTACCTTTTTAACATAAGCCTTAGCTTTAAATAAACTTTCTCTTAATATAGCAGCGGTAGCCATTCTAGTTACTGGAGATTTTTTTTGACTCTCGTATACCCTCTTTGGATTTTCTCCAAATGCTACTTTCATAGCTACTGATTCCTTTACTATCATATCATCAATTCTTTTACCATATGTTTTTATAACAGCAAATTGCCCTGCTATTACATTAGCACTGCCAGGACCTGTAGCTACTGTAGTAACCCCACCTTCATATGCCTCTTTAAAAGTTCTGTCCATAGGATTTATTGCATCTATTGCTCTTAAATGTGGAGTAACAGGATCAACCTCCTCATTTCCATCTTCTCCTTCAAATCCTATACCATCTTCAAATATTCCAAGATGACAGTGAGCATCTATGAATCCTGGTGTAACTATTTTACCTTTTACATCTATAGTTTCTACATTTTCTTCTACTTTTATATTATTATTGATTTCCTTTATTTTACCTTTATCTATAAGTATACTTCCATTTTCAATAACTTCTCCTGTTCCTTTGTATATTTTAGCATTCTTTATTAGTATCATAAATTTCCTCCTTAGTTTCTCACAATAAGATTATAAGACTTAACTTGATAAAATAAAACAATACAAATATAACTTGTATTGTTTCACTTTATCCTTCAGTCATCTTTTAGGTAGGATGATTGATCAAACTGTCAATTGTAGATGCTATAACTTCTAGGGTACAAGGTTTCTGTAACATTACATCTACGGTCTCTAAATTTTCATTTTTTATATCATCTGGCCAACCTGTCATTAGTATGAACTTAATATCTTTATTATATGATTTAACTATTCTTGAAACTTCTATTCCATTAAGTACAGGCATAGCAAGATCGCAAACTATTATATCATATTCCTTCTCTTTAATTAGACTTTCAACTTTACTGCTATAATTTTCTATATCAGAATTTATTCCTAACACTGTTAAAAGAGAACCTATTGTTTTTCCAACTTCTTTCATATCATCTACAACTAGAGCTTCTATATTTTCAAATTTTGGTAGTTCGTTAGTACACATATGTTATTTTTCATTAATTTCAAGTGTTTTAGGTAAATAAATTTTAAACAAAGTGCCTTCTCCAGGAACACTATGTACCTCAATATATCCGCCATGACTATAAATTATATTTTTAGATATACTAAGACCTAGACCTGTTCCTTTAGCTCCTTTTGTACTAAAGAAAGGTTCAAACAAATTCTCTTTTACTTCTTCAGTCATACCTGATCCAGTATCTTCTATTTCTACAACTATTGTATTCTCATCATCATCATAAGTTCTGATTGTTAAAGTTCCACCCTTTTCCATGGCATCCATAGCATTTAATATTATATTGAGTATTACTTCTTTTATCTCATATTGATTACAATGTATATTACTCGTTGACTCTAACTTTTCTATAACATGAAACTTTATTCCACCAGTTTCATAATAATTTTTCCATTTGGGTTTAGCCATTTCTATAGCACTTCTAGCTATATCATTAATACAATTAACTTCTTTCTTTACATTTGTATTTTTTCTACTAAAAGATTGTATTTTCTCCACTATAGACTTTCCATCTAAACAAGAACTATATATAGTTTGTATATACTGTTTTATTTCACTATCAGATAATTTATTCATGGCTATCTGAGAAAATCCTAATATAGTTGTAAGTATATTATTAAAATCATGTGCTATGCCACCTGCAAGTTCTCCTAGTACTCTAAGCTTTTCAGACATTATTAATTTTCGTTGATTATCATCTACATATTTTTGTCTTTCTAGCAAGCTAGTTATAGTATTTGACACGGCTTCTAAAAATGATACATGATGGTAGAAGTCATAAGCTTGTCTAATAGAAAATAGTCTCATAATACCTATATGCAAACCATTCATGAAAACCAAAGGTATTTCTATAATAGTATTGAGATTATACTTTTTACTTACAAAAGCATACTTACCTTGCATATCAGCCATTCTTATACAAGTACCCTTTTCTAGTATATTCAGAATATCTTCCTCTTCTATTTCTATTTTCTTTACATCTTCTAAGTAATCATTTGGAACGTTGTATTGAGAAATTACATCTATGCTACCTTTATTATTGTTAATTATATATCCAAAATCGGCACCTATAATGTCTGATATTTTCTTTAAAGAAATATTTAGTAACTCATCACTACTAGTCATATATGAAGTTTCTAGTATGAGTTCATTTAATAGCTCTAGTTTCTTATTTTCACTATATAATAGTTTCTTATCAATGAATAAGCTTCTTATGTACTTAAGAAAAATTTCACTCTCTTTATTTCTTATATTATCTAGAGAGTATACATACTCATGTTCGCTTAACATTAACATGCTGTGTATAGGAATTAGCTTATAAAAGTTTTCTTCTGTAAGGTTGTCCATTTCGTAACTTGCAAAAGTCATCATATTTGCATCCTTACAAACCTCTTTAATATCTTTAATAAAGTTATATAACATTCGGCTATTCTCGTCAGTATCTATTTTATCCATATGAACATGAGTTAATATTTTTTTGAATCCTTCTTCCTCACATCTTCTTAATCCGTACTTTATTTCGTTTACTCTTTCTTCTCTAGTTTTAAATGTAGAATCTACGTATAATCTATGTGTCAACTTCCTCGTTTTTACAAGTTCGTGATAATCAAATCCCCATTTCTTTATAGTTTCTTTTTGACTTGTATACACTCTAAGACTATTACATATAAGTATTATACATCCGTCATCATTCATTGTTTCTTTAACTAAGTTAATTAATATTTCTAGTGGGCTGTTTTCCAAACTTGTACTCAATATTCCACATAATGCCCCCGATTCGAATTCTAAAGAACTAACTTTCTTAATCAATTATACTCTCTCCCGTCACACGCTGTTTCCATAAAGCTTTTCATTTATGCTTGAACGAATAATTCTTTATTTGATACAAGTTTTCCTCTTTTTACATAAATATATTAGATAATTCCTACAAACAGCAATGATTTTATTTTAGTTTGGTTTGTAATGTTTTATAAAAATATAATATATTAGTCCCATATATGACTATATGCTACCAAATAAATAAGTATTAATCAAATTGTATAAAATTGTAGTTTTTTTAATAAAATTGAGATATATTGCCAGGAAATCGTTATCACACGCCTAAACTAGTATTTTTAATTCTACTAAAGATATTTTCTATAGGACTTACGTAGTATATATATAAATTATATAAAAAAAGAGGTACTCTTTTCAAGAGACCTCTTTATAAAAATTATTACAAACCTTTCATACTTAATGATATTCTACTTTTATCCTTATCTACTTCTACTATTCTAACATTAACTATATCCCCTACAGATACTACATCCATTGGATTTTTAATATACTTTTCACTTAAGTTTGAAATATGAATAAGCCCATCTTGTTTTACCCCTATATCTACAAAAGCCCCAAAATCTACAACATTTTTGATAGTGCCTGTAACTATCATATCTGTTCTTAAATCTTCAATTTTTAATACGTCTGTTCTAAATATAGGTTTTGGCATTTCATCTCTCGGATCTCTACCTGGCTTTTCAAGTTCTTCTATTATATCTTTTAACGTTGGAAGTCCTATTTTAAGTTCATTTGCTAAATCTGTAAGTTCATCTTCTTGTATTTTAGTACCTATGTTTTTTAGCTTTCCTTCTTTTATATCATTTTCTGTAAGTCCTAGTCTTTTTATAAGTTTAAGTGCTACATCATATGATTCTGGATGGACTGATGTATTATCTAGTGGATTATCTCCATCTTCTATTCTTAAAAAACCAGCACATTGTACAAATGTAGCTTGTCCTAGTCTTTTAACTTTTAAAAGGTCTTTTCTATTATTAAACCTTCCTGTTTCTTCTCTATATTTTACTATATTTTTGGCTACACTTGGAGCTATCCCTGAAATATAGCTTAATAATGAAACTGAAGCAGTATTTAAGTCTACACCTACGCTGTTTACACAGTCTTCTACAACTCCTCTTAGTGTTTCATCAAGCTTACCTTGATTTAAATCATGTTGATATTGACCTACTCCTACGTGTTTTGGATCTATTTTTACAAGCTCCGCTAATGGATCTTGTAATCTTCTACCTATAGATATAGCACCTCTTATAGATACGTTTATATCTGGGTATTCTTCATTTGCAACCTTAGAAGCTGAATATATTGAAGCCCCAGCTTCATTAACTATAGTATAGTAAACCTTCTTGTCTAAATCCTTTAAAATATCAGCAACTATCATTTCAGACTCCCTAGAAGCTGTACCATTTCCTATAGCTATAATATCTACTCCATATTTTTCTATATATTCTATAATAGTTTTTTTAGATTCTTCTACTTTGTTTTGAGGTTCTGTAGGATATATAGTAGTATATTCTAAAAGTTTTCCTGTTTCGTCTACTACAGCTATCTTACAGCCTGTTCTAAATGCAGGATCAAATCCCATTACTACTTTTCCTTTAATAGGAGATTGTAGTAAAAGTGGCTTTAGGTTTTTCCCAAATACTTTTATAGCTTGTTCTTCTGCATTCTCTGTTAAAGTGCTTCTTATTTCTCTTTCTATAGATGGAAATATAAGTCTCTTGTAGCTATCTTCTATACTATCTTCTAGATATTTTGTAGTTATAGCATCTTTATTTGTTATTACTCTTTCTTTTAATATGTGTATTATTTCCTCATCTAAGCTTTCTATCTTAACTCTTATAGCCTTTTCTTTTTCAGCTCTATTTATAGCAAGAACTCTATGGCTTGCTACATTCTTTACTGGCTCTTTAAAATCATGATACATCTCATATACTGAATTATCTTCTTCTTTAGTTGCTGATGTTATAAGTAATCCTTTATTAAATATGATTGTTCTTATTATATCTCTAAACTGAGCATTATCAGATATTACCTCTGCAACTACATCCATCGCACCTTGTATAGCTTTTTCTATTGTATCTACTTCTTTATCTTCATTTAGAAATGATGATGCAATTTCATCAATGTTTCCACTAGTTATATCTTGAGATAATATAATATTTGCTAAAGGTTCTAATCCTTTTTCTTTAGCTATAGTTGCTCTAGTTCTTCTTTTAGGTCTAAAAGGTCTATATAGGTCTTCTACTTTTTGAATAGTATCTACACTTAGTATATTTTCTTTAAGTTCATCTGTAAGTTTACCTTGTTCTTCAATAAGTCTTATAACTTCTTCTTTTCTATTCTCTAGGTTTCTTAGATAAGTAAGTCTTTCATAAAGATCTCTAAGTACTACGTCACTTAATTCTCCAGTTTGTTCTTTTCTATATCTAGCAATGAAAGGAATCGTATTACCTTCATCAATAAGCTTTATAGTATTTTCAACTTGAAATTGTTTTAAATTTAATTCTTTCACTAATTGAGATACGATATCCAATGTCTTCTCTCCCTTTCTTATGTGTTAGTAAGTTACTTTATTAATTATATACATAAAAATGGAATAACACAAGAAAAAGACTAGAAATTTCTTTCTAGCCTTATTTTTGTCAATTTTTCGTTATTTTTCATTATTTTTCATCATTTTTCATTGACTTATATTTCAAGTATTCATTTATGAAGATATCTATACTTCCATCCATTACATTGTCGATATTTCCTGTTTCTGCATTTGTTCTGTGATCTTTAACTAGACTATAAGGGTGAAATACATATGATCTTATTTGAGATCCCCAACCTATCTGATTGTATTGTCCTTGTAAATCATCTATTTTTTCTTTCTTTTCAAGTTGTTTAAGCTCTATAAGCTTTGCCATAAGCATTCTCATAGCTGTAGCCTTATTACTATGCTGAGATCTCTCATTTTGACATTGTACAACAATTCCTGTAGGTATATGTGTTATCCTAATTGCAGAATCTGTCGTATTTACATGTTGTCCTCCAGCTCCCCCTGATCTATATGTGTCTATTTTAAGATCACTTGGATTTATATCTATTTCTGCATCTTCATCTAATTCAGGAAATACATCTACTGAAGCAAAAGATGTATGTCTTCTTCCAGATGAATCAAAAGGTGATATTCTTACAAGTCTATGAACTCCCTTTTCTGCCTTTAAGTATCCGTAGGCATTTATCCCTTTTATAAGAAGTGTTACACTTTTTATTCCACCTTCAGTGTCAGATAAAATATCCAGTATCTGTACTGAATATTTCTTAGTCTCACTCCATCTTTTATACATTCTAAGAAGCATTTCTGCCCAATCCTGAGCTTCTAGTCCTCCTGTTCCGGCATGTATCGACAATATGGCATTATTTTTATCATATTCTCCACTTAAAAGTATTTTTATCTTAAAGTTATTTAGTTTATTTTCTGTACTATTCGTAGTCAATTTT
Above is a genomic segment from Gottschalkia purinilytica containing:
- a CDS encoding ECF transporter S component, encoding MERINKRISTALLTKISVLSVISFLIMYIEVPMWFTPEFLKIDLSDLPALIGSFSLGPIAGVVIELVKNLLKFGLKGTTTLGVGEIANFIVGAIYVWTAGYIYSRSNNFKGAVRGMLFGTIVMSVVASVLNYVFLIPFYAKLYGLPIQAYIDMAKAVNKYVVSFETFIIFGILPFNILKGILVSLVTMPLYKRLGSIISK
- a CDS encoding response regulator, producing the protein MCTNELPKFENIEALVVDDMKEVGKTIGSLLTVLGINSDIENYSSKVESLIKEKEYDIIVCDLAMPVLNGIEVSRIVKSYNKDIKFILMTGWPDDIKNENLETVDVMLQKPCTLEVIASTIDSLINHPT
- the tsaE gene encoding tRNA (adenosine(37)-N6)-threonylcarbamoyltransferase complex ATPase subunit type 1 TsaE — encoded protein: MKQLIKITTSSPEETKNIGYRLGKLLKGGEIICMNGDLGAGKTTLTQSIAEGLEVNDYVTSPTFTIVNEYEGRHKLYHFDVYRIGEIDEMYDLGYEEYFYSDGVTIIEWSSMIEEILPKERLNIEIRKGYSSDNRELIINSFGERYDEIIKELKS
- a CDS encoding amidohydrolase; the encoded protein is MILIKNAKIYKGTGEVIENGSILIDKGKIKEINNNIKVEENVETIDVKGKIVTPGFIDAHCHLGIFEDGIGFEGEDGNEEVDPVTPHLRAIDAINPMDRTFKEAYEGGVTTVATGPGSANVIAGQFAVIKTYGKRIDDMIVKESVAMKVAFGENPKRVYESQKKSPVTRMATAAILRESLFKAKAYVKKVEKNLTTGIDPYEFDMKLDAMSKVINKEIPLKAHVHRADDIFTAIRIAKEFEVGITLDHCTEGHLIADYIKEENICAIVGPSLTDRSKFELKNLTFETPSVLHKAGVKIAIMTDSPVIPLQYLPLCAGLSIKAGLDEETALKAITINPAEILGIEDRVGSIEVGKDADIVVFDGHPLKDIGCNTLLTMINGNIVHREGI
- a CDS encoding GAF domain-containing sensor histidine kinase, with product MIKKVSSLEFESGALCGILSTSLENSPLEILINLVKETMNDDGCIILICNSLRVYTSQKETIKKWGFDYHELVKTRKLTHRLYVDSTFKTREERVNEIKYGLRRCEEEGFKKILTHVHMDKIDTDENSRMLYNFIKDIKEVCKDANMMTFASYEMDNLTEENFYKLIPIHSMLMLSEHEYVYSLDNIRNKESEIFLKYIRSLFIDKKLLYSENKKLELLNELILETSYMTSSDELLNISLKKISDIIGADFGYIINNNKGSIDVISQYNVPNDYLEDVKKIEIEEEDILNILEKGTCIRMADMQGKYAFVSKKYNLNTIIEIPLVFMNGLHIGIMRLFSIRQAYDFYHHVSFLEAVSNTITSLLERQKYVDDNQRKLIMSEKLRVLGELAGGIAHDFNNILTTILGFSQIAMNKLSDSEIKQYIQTIYSSCLDGKSIVEKIQSFSRKNTNVKKEVNCINDIARSAIEMAKPKWKNYYETGGIKFHVIEKLESTSNIHCNQYEIKEVILNIILNAMDAMEKGGTLTIRTYDDDENTIVVEIEDTGSGMTEEVKENLFEPFFSTKGAKGTGLGLSISKNIIYSHGGYIEVHSVPGEGTLFKIYLPKTLEINEK
- a CDS encoding Tex family protein, producing the protein MDIVSQLVKELNLKQFQVENTIKLIDEGNTIPFIARYRKEQTGELSDVVLRDLYERLTYLRNLENRKEEVIRLIEEQGKLTDELKENILSVDTIQKVEDLYRPFRPKRRTRATIAKEKGLEPLANIILSQDITSGNIDEIASSFLNEDKEVDTIEKAIQGAMDVVAEVISDNAQFRDIIRTIIFNKGLLITSATKEEDNSVYEMYHDFKEPVKNVASHRVLAINRAEKEKAIRVKIESLDEEIIHILKERVITNKDAITTKYLEDSIEDSYKRLIFPSIEREIRSTLTENAEEQAIKVFGKNLKPLLLQSPIKGKVVMGFDPAFRTGCKIAVVDETGKLLEYTTIYPTEPQNKVEESKKTIIEYIEKYGVDIIAIGNGTASRESEMIVADILKDLDKKVYYTIVNEAGASIYSASKVANEEYPDINVSIRGAISIGRRLQDPLAELVKIDPKHVGVGQYQHDLNQGKLDETLRGVVEDCVNSVGVDLNTASVSLLSYISGIAPSVAKNIVKYREETGRFNNRKDLLKVKRLGQATFVQCAGFLRIEDGDNPLDNTSVHPESYDVALKLIKRLGLTENDIKEGKLKNIGTKIQEDELTDLANELKIGLPTLKDIIEELEKPGRDPRDEMPKPIFRTDVLKIEDLRTDMIVTGTIKNVVDFGAFVDIGVKQDGLIHISNLSEKYIKNPMDVVSVGDIVNVRIVEVDKDKSRISLSMKGL
- the tsaB gene encoding tRNA (adenosine(37)-N6)-threonylcarbamoyltransferase complex dimerization subunit type 1 TsaB, with amino-acid sequence MKVLAIDTSSTVATVAIMDDEKLIGEYTINDKMTHSQKLMPIIRDIMKASDLNIDEIDVFGVSKGPGSFTGLRIGIATIKSLAHSVEKDVVGISTLDALAFNIPFSNGIIVPIMDARRERVFTGIYKWESGGLHIIRENMVIEVDELMKILKERPENIIFNGDGTLVYKDKIIKELGDKSIFAPKHANMARASSIAELTMAQAKEGKTESYLTLVPNYLRESQAQRELDKKNCEVDKNE
- the prfB gene encoding peptide chain release factor 2 (programmed frameshift) produces the protein MFELESYKDKLATFKEEIREIGVSLDTDSLRKKVEELEAKTFEPDFWNDTEKAQKIVQETNILKDKLIEYEDISDNIEDLEVMIELASECEEESIYEDLKLTTNSTENKLNNFKIKILLSGEYDKNNAILSIHAGTGGLEAQDWAEMLLRMYKRWSETKKYSVQILDILSDTEGGIKSVTLLIKGINAYGYLKAEKGVHRLVRISPFDSSGRRHTSFASVDVFPELDEDAEIDINPSDLKIDTYRSGGAGGQHVNTTDSAIRITHIPTGIVVQCQNERSQHSNKATAMRMLMAKLIELKQLEKKEKIDDLQGQYNQIGWGSQIRSYVFHPYSLVKDHRTNAETGNIDNVMDGSIDIFINEYLKYKSMKNDEK